The following coding sequences are from one Leptospira mayottensis 200901116 window:
- a CDS encoding ABC transporter ATP-binding protein — MTNPNIADPKRIRISNLRKSYQSGKLQTEVLKGLELDIPSSSVITLMGPSGSGKSTFLNILSGIDKPDSGEVFVNGKSLHLMNEKELTKYRREETGIVFQFFHLLPYLNALENVAVPLYISGIGKMQARNTAEEALEKVGLSSRKFHKPDELSGGEQQRVAIARALCKQPSLILADEPTGNLDTKNAENVIQLLIDLQRQYGFTLFIVTHDQKLGSLGEFRLKMMDGILVD; from the coding sequence ATGACAAACCCTAACATAGCAGATCCCAAAAGAATTAGGATTTCAAACCTCCGTAAGTCGTATCAAAGCGGAAAGCTTCAAACGGAAGTTCTCAAAGGACTGGAATTGGACATTCCAAGTTCTTCTGTCATCACTCTAATGGGGCCTTCGGGTTCTGGTAAATCAACTTTTTTGAATATACTTTCCGGCATAGACAAACCCGATTCCGGAGAGGTTTTTGTAAACGGAAAGTCTCTACATTTAATGAACGAAAAGGAGCTGACAAAATACAGAAGAGAGGAAACAGGAATCGTATTTCAATTTTTTCATTTACTTCCGTATTTAAATGCACTTGAAAATGTGGCCGTTCCTCTTTACATTTCCGGAATCGGAAAAATGCAGGCCCGAAATACGGCGGAAGAAGCGCTCGAAAAAGTAGGACTTTCTTCGAGAAAATTTCATAAACCGGACGAACTTTCCGGAGGAGAACAACAAAGAGTAGCAATTGCAAGAGCCCTCTGCAAACAACCGTCTCTTATTCTTGCGGACGAACCCACCGGAAATTTAGACACGAAAAATGCGGAAAATGTAATACAACTTCTCATAGACCTGCAAAGACAATACGGGTTTACACTTTTTATAGTAACCCACGATCAAAAGCTTGGTTCTTTAGGGGAATTTCGTTTGAAGATGATGGACGGAATTTTGGTGGATTAG
- the pyrE gene encoding orotate phosphoribosyltransferase codes for MKQKLLELIRTHAYRYSEQPFTLASGKKSRHYFNCKEITLVPDRLELLCRFIVERHLDESGILKPQAFGGLTMGADPICYGISLEFRKQDRTVYPLIVRKFSKDHGTNKLVEGAVHAVKNCVIVDDVITTGGSTIQAIRSMRDSGIEVTQGICILDRQEGGKDAILAEGVQMFPIFKKSDFGNLEHE; via the coding sequence ATGAAACAGAAACTTTTAGAACTCATTCGGACTCATGCATACCGTTATTCGGAGCAACCTTTTACCCTCGCTTCCGGAAAAAAATCCAGACATTATTTTAATTGTAAGGAAATTACGCTCGTTCCGGATCGTTTGGAACTTCTCTGTCGATTTATCGTAGAACGGCATTTAGACGAATCAGGGATTTTAAAACCGCAGGCTTTCGGAGGTCTTACAATGGGAGCCGATCCAATCTGCTACGGAATCAGTTTGGAATTTAGAAAACAAGATAGGACCGTATACCCTCTGATTGTTCGCAAATTTTCCAAGGATCACGGAACAAACAAATTGGTGGAAGGTGCGGTGCACGCGGTAAAAAACTGTGTGATCGTAGACGACGTAATTACGACTGGGGGATCCACCATTCAAGCGATTCGTAGCATGCGTGATTCTGGAATCGAGGTCACTCAAGGAATCTGCATTTTGGATCGCCAGGAAGGTGGAAAGGATGCGATCCTTGCGGAAGGGGTTCAAATGTTTCCTATATTCAAAAAAAGTGATTTTGGGAATTTGGAACATGAGTGA
- the nadE gene encoding NAD(+) synthase, whose protein sequence is MRPVRLTSVSLKTRVFDFTGNLNKIKKVLEQEKNSDLILFPELCISGYGCEDSFFFPRIWKKSWNSLTELLPLTENKIVIVGLPIFQNPYLFNCAAVLCNGVVAGIVPKSNLASTGVHYENRWFTRGEETRKNFAAPDGSVIPFGSLIFETDQFSFGVEICEDSWVLQKPSIPLSEAGTDLILSPGASHFAFGKQRIRRQIFQENSRRESNVYLFSNLCGNESGRLIFEGGSMIVQNGKLIAQSQRLFFGDFNFCSCEINFETSRADRAKNFRPSGNRFSSKKSFEENRIHLSLKFPKRTPKINYPLPEPSISQEEESYLDFTRAVALGLFDYLIHSKTKGYTLSLSGGADSSACALLVTAMKKIAKQELGEKIFSSQGIKEDSILSTLYQATVNNSDRTRSLAKALAEDVKSVHGELTIDTEVQNISQKISEITGISFNWNEHNLTLQNIQARIRSPIIWMLANLNGHLLLSTGNRSEASVGYTTMDGDSSGSVAPLTGVSKEFILKWMRFVAEGKDSILPAYPSVKEIALSPPSAELKPLKDKQEDEKDLMPYPLLQKIEELFIVRGASFSEIVQLLSKDSEIQKLTSGGLEESVRKYIVLFHRNQWKRERLPPSFHLDDYGLDPKSSFRFPILSEESESEI, encoded by the coding sequence ATGCGACCCGTGAGGCTTACATCCGTTTCTCTCAAAACGAGAGTATTCGATTTTACAGGAAATTTAAATAAGATCAAAAAAGTTCTCGAACAGGAAAAGAACTCGGATTTGATCTTATTTCCGGAACTTTGTATTTCAGGTTACGGGTGCGAAGATTCTTTTTTCTTTCCTCGAATCTGGAAAAAATCCTGGAATTCTTTGACCGAACTTCTTCCTCTTACTGAAAATAAGATCGTAATTGTTGGCTTACCTATATTCCAAAATCCTTATCTATTCAATTGTGCGGCCGTACTTTGCAATGGAGTCGTAGCGGGAATCGTTCCCAAATCCAATCTCGCTTCCACGGGAGTGCACTACGAAAACAGATGGTTTACGAGAGGAGAAGAAACCCGTAAAAATTTTGCTGCTCCGGACGGTTCCGTAATTCCTTTCGGTTCCCTCATTTTTGAAACTGATCAATTTTCTTTCGGAGTGGAAATCTGCGAAGATTCCTGGGTTCTACAAAAGCCTTCAATTCCACTCTCCGAAGCTGGAACCGATCTCATCCTTTCTCCGGGAGCATCTCATTTCGCATTCGGAAAGCAGAGAATCCGCAGGCAGATCTTTCAGGAAAATTCCAGAAGGGAATCGAACGTATATTTATTTTCCAATCTCTGCGGAAACGAGTCAGGAAGGCTGATCTTCGAAGGCGGCTCGATGATCGTTCAAAACGGAAAGCTAATTGCGCAATCGCAACGTCTGTTTTTCGGCGATTTCAATTTTTGTTCCTGTGAAATAAACTTTGAAACTTCCAGAGCCGATCGTGCAAAAAACTTTCGCCCTTCCGGAAACCGTTTCAGCTCAAAAAAATCCTTCGAAGAAAATCGGATCCATCTCAGTCTTAAATTTCCCAAAAGAACTCCAAAAATAAATTATCCGCTTCCGGAACCTTCCATTTCCCAAGAAGAAGAATCATATCTGGATTTCACAAGAGCAGTAGCATTAGGACTTTTTGATTATCTAATACACTCCAAAACAAAGGGTTACACACTTTCCCTTTCCGGCGGAGCGGACAGTTCTGCCTGTGCCCTTCTTGTAACTGCCATGAAAAAAATTGCCAAACAAGAACTAGGCGAAAAAATTTTCAGCTCCCAAGGAATCAAAGAAGACTCCATTCTTTCCACTCTCTATCAAGCGACCGTAAACAATTCGGACCGGACTAGATCTCTCGCAAAAGCATTGGCTGAAGACGTAAAGTCCGTTCATGGAGAGCTTACAATTGACACCGAAGTTCAAAATATCTCCCAGAAAATTTCCGAGATCACGGGGATTTCTTTCAATTGGAACGAGCACAATCTAACTCTGCAGAACATACAAGCGAGAATCCGCTCTCCGATCATTTGGATGCTCGCAAATTTAAACGGACATCTTCTTCTTTCCACCGGAAATAGAAGCGAAGCAAGCGTCGGCTATACCACGATGGACGGAGATTCTTCCGGATCGGTCGCCCCTCTTACTGGAGTTAGTAAAGAATTTATTTTGAAATGGATGCGCTTTGTCGCAGAAGGAAAGGATTCGATCCTTCCCGCATATCCTTCGGTAAAAGAGATTGCGCTGTCTCCCCCAAGCGCAGAACTTAAACCTTTAAAAGATAAACAAGAAGACGAAAAGGATCTAATGCCCTACCCTCTTTTACAAAAAATCGAAGAGTTATTCATAGTACGAGGCGCCAGTTTTTCCGAAATCGTTCAACTTCTTTCGAAAGACTCGGAAATACAAAAATTAACCTCCGGAGGATTGGAAGAATCTGTGCGAAAATACATCGTCCTCTTTCATAGAAATCAGTGGAAACGGGAAAGACTTCCTCCCTCGTTTCACCTGGACGATTACGGATTAGACCCTAAATCCAGTTTTCGGTTTCCGATTCTCTCCGAAGAAAGTGAATCAGAAATTTAG
- a CDS encoding LIC_20245 family lipoprotein — translation MVSIRKLVLYSGISIVFVVLVWILFSSEDSGEKEKKSKEADSVALLLGGGGSSSSSSGSGSRTNESIFDSSFYKAGKGEYVEAERGEQKEADPDAADADNPINPQTNKPYTNEEMERFSQLRERFPNNSLVPKKLSPAEKEAKKQEDNQIAEAARNVYARTASPTQIRLYYNHMEKQTLDRMDIINYLVDLQKGSGDEETEKKLQNIQDSIKNQLQQVQKDKENAFQQAGL, via the coding sequence GTGGTTAGCATTCGTAAATTAGTTCTTTATTCTGGGATTTCAATTGTGTTTGTTGTACTCGTTTGGATTCTTTTTTCTTCGGAAGATTCAGGTGAGAAAGAAAAAAAGAGTAAAGAAGCAGATAGTGTTGCGCTTTTATTAGGTGGAGGGGGAAGTTCATCGTCTTCTTCCGGGAGCGGGAGTAGAACGAACGAATCCATTTTCGATTCTTCCTTTTATAAGGCTGGAAAGGGGGAATACGTCGAGGCTGAAAGAGGAGAACAGAAAGAAGCCGATCCGGATGCGGCTGACGCGGATAACCCTATCAATCCTCAAACGAATAAACCTTATACCAATGAGGAGATGGAACGTTTCAGTCAGCTTCGGGAACGTTTCCCGAACAATTCCCTCGTTCCGAAAAAGTTAAGCCCTGCGGAAAAGGAAGCGAAAAAACAAGAAGACAATCAGATTGCGGAAGCGGCAAGAAATGTTTACGCAAGAACTGCTTCTCCGACTCAAATCCGTTTGTATTACAATCATATGGAAAAACAAACTCTGGATAGAATGGATATCATCAACTATCTTGTGGATTTACAAAAGGGTTCCGGAGATGAAGAGACCGAAAAAAAACTACAGAACATCCAGGATTCTATCAAAAACCAACTCCAACAGGTTCAAAAGGATAAGGAAAACGCCTTTCAACAAGCCGGACTGTAA
- a CDS encoding LIC11073 family putative lipoprotein → MAFQILRPTFLPVLSLICIFLGCGRNTDVAQSPFIFISPVGVPQFLSIVAVNEGITNTMSKDVDFLSEPNNYKPEFLIRYYVTNAEPQFVGYNLYITTTAPSVAETLAAGSVYLENGVQPSFSHLSSEASTSSSKLQTHRILNQIPPPGVFPFIKCEIYTFTMRALLNSGIFSNPSTPVKMCSSSRPYLCPIGSSCNPSECNNASCTTVVKQNCPVGTLCNPCTISNAEETGCVCPSGVSPPGCNL, encoded by the coding sequence ATGGCTTTTCAGATTCTTCGTCCAACGTTTCTTCCGGTTCTTTCCTTGATTTGTATTTTCTTAGGTTGTGGTAGAAACACGGATGTGGCACAATCTCCTTTTATATTTATTTCTCCAGTAGGGGTTCCTCAATTTTTAAGCATCGTCGCAGTAAACGAGGGAATCACGAATACTATGTCAAAAGACGTAGATTTCCTATCCGAGCCGAACAATTATAAACCGGAATTTTTAATCCGCTATTATGTGACCAATGCAGAACCACAATTCGTAGGCTATAATCTCTACATCACAACGACAGCTCCTTCGGTTGCGGAAACCCTCGCCGCTGGAAGCGTGTATTTGGAAAATGGAGTACAACCTTCCTTTTCTCATCTTTCTTCCGAAGCATCTACGAGTTCTTCTAAACTACAAACTCACAGGATCCTCAATCAGATTCCTCCCCCTGGAGTATTTCCATTTATTAAATGTGAAATTTATACGTTCACGATGAGGGCCCTTTTGAACAGTGGAATCTTCTCCAATCCTTCTACTCCTGTAAAAATGTGTTCTTCTTCCAGGCCCTACCTCTGTCCGATCGGTTCCAGCTGCAATCCCTCGGAATGCAATAACGCTTCTTGCACAACCGTGGTAAAACAAAATTGTCCCGTCGGAACACTTTGTAATCCTTGCACGATCTCTAACGCGGAAGAAACTGGTTGTGTTTGTCCTTCCGGAGTTTCTCCTCCGGGCTGCAATCTATGA